The following are encoded in a window of Gossypium raimondii isolate GPD5lz chromosome 13, ASM2569854v1, whole genome shotgun sequence genomic DNA:
- the LOC105783685 gene encoding WRKY transcription factor SUSIBA2 produces MDHNVTVFTNRQESVTADDGNGESETVNHGCGGGDGDGDGGGDGGKSGVSIAERRAATCGFKVDKINTARFRASTSPLASPPVRLPYLTIPPGISPTALLDSPIMLPNAQGSPTTGTFPVPTLNQDGQVLSVSNTDRGSKIAPSFTFKPQSMDSQPSFSSLEDQVSSSLNLVQRAEVDYQPLVHLGTPLDFEFPAEFSKEATSRSFAADSVAEVKVLNNIVNDNVNLGCHPSELAGDRTSMQKVPFNGQDVSTNLSESDPKGTNTTAGTARTSEDGYNWRKYGQKQVKGSEYPRSYYKCTHPNCQVKKKVERSLDGQITEIIYKGAHNHPKPQPCRPSLGSSSSSNEMSESAEGNGTCVKIESGLIWKNTQAGSKDIKLGSDLRADGLERTSSTSVITDLSDPLSTAQGKSVGVFESADTPEFSSTLASNDDDNDDRATQGSISLCDDAANDDESESKRRKTESCSTEMNVASGAIREPRVVVQIESEVDILDDGYRWRKYGQKVVKGNPNPRSYYKCTSPGCPVRKHVERASHNLKCVLTTYDGKHNHEVPAARSSSHVNTSACNLPPTVPNSQAALALSRNSHVLKPETPIQDIAPPFDRKPEFKIEYMRPSFLGDFSNEMKLGTASLASVYQMKFPSLQKAIPYGTFGLNPNCIATRSSGSIASTVPNFPISMPLNLPTSANLSLAGFDINNGGKPAAPIHSFLPGQQFKENAARFHGIKQELKDDNHYDPCLPIVDHASATSSSSSSVYRQQATGNFPS; encoded by the exons ATGGACCACAATGTAACCGTTTTCACCAACCGCCAAGAATCCGTTACGGCTGATGACGGTAATGGTGAATCGGAAACAGTCAATCATGGATGTGGAGGCGGAGACGGGGACGGAGACGGAGGTGGCGATGGTGGTAAGTCAGGCGTCAGCATTGCGGAGAGGAGGGCGGCAACGTGCGGATTCAAGGTGGATAAGATAAATACAGCGAGATTTCGGGCCTCCACTAGCCCATTGGCCTCCCCGCCGGTCCGTTTGCCTTATCTTACTATCCCTCCTGGCATTAGCCCCACGGCGTTGTTGGATTCTCCTATTATGTTGCCCAACGCTCAG GGATCTCCCACCACTGGAACTTTTCCGGTACCCACTCTCAATCAGGATGGTCAAGTGCTGAGTGTTAGCAACACAGACAGAGGCAGCAAAATAGCTCCTTCCTTCACATTTAAACCACAAAGTATGGATTCCCAGCCAAGCTTTTCTAGTTTAGAAGATCAG GTTTCTTCCTCTTTGAATCTAGTTCAGAGGGCCGAGGTCGATTATCAGCCTCTTGTCCATTTGGGTACACCTTTGGATTTTGAATTTCCTGCAGAATTTTCCAAAGAAGCTACTTCAAGGAGTTTTGCAGCAGATTCAGTTGCCGAAGTCAAAGTTTTAAATAACATTGTGAACGATAATGTTAATCTGGGATGCCATCCTTCTGAATTGGCTGGTGATCGAACGTCAATGCAGAAGGTTCCTTTCAACGGACAAGATGTCAGCACAAATCTTTCAGAAAGTGATCCAAAGGGAACAAACACCACAGCGGGAACAGCAAGAACATCAGAAGATGGATATAATTGGAGGAAGTATGGGCAGAAACAGGTAAAGGGTAGTGAATATCCAAGAAGCTACTATAAATGTACCCATCCAAATTGTCAGGTGAAGAAGAAGGTAGAGCGTTCACTTGATGGCCAAATTACTGAAATTATCTACAAGGGTGCTCATAATCACCCAAAGCCTCAGCCTTGTCGCCCATCACTTGGATCCTCTTCATCATCTAATGAAATGTCAGAGAGTGCTGAAGGCAATGGAACTTGTGTCAAAATTGAAAGTGgtttaatttggaaaaatacccaagCAGGTTCAAAGGATATTAAGCTTGGATCTGATTTGAGAGCCGATGGCCTGGAAAGAACATCCTCAACGTCTGTTATAACTGATCTTTCTGATCCACTATCAACTGCCCAAGGAAAATCAGTTGGTGTTTTTGAATCTGCTGATACTCCAGAGTTTTCATCAACACTTGCTagtaatgatgatgataatgatgatagGGCTACCCAGGGAAGTATATCACTCTGTGATGATGCAGCTAATGATGATGAGTCTGAGTCAAAAAGAAG GAAGACAGAATCGTGCTCGACTGAGATGAATGTGGCATCTGGGGCTATCCGTGAACCCAGAGTTGTTGTGCAAATAGAAAGTGAAGTGGATATACTCGATGATGGTTATCGATGGAGGAAGTATGGACAGAAGGTTGTCAAAGGAAACCCTAATCCTAG GAGCTATTACAAATGTACAAGTCCCGGATGTCCTGTGAGAAAGCATGTGGAAAGAGCTTCTCACAATCTAAAATGCGTGCTCACGACATATGATGGAAAACACAATCATGAAGTTCCAGCAGCCAGAAGCAGCAGTCATGTTAACACAAGTGCTTGTAATTTACCCCCAACAGTGCCCAACAGTCAAGCTGCTCTGGCATTATCCAGAAATTCTCATGTTCTAAAGCCTGAAACACCAATCCAGGATATTGCACCTCCTTTTGATCGAAAGCCCGAAttcaaaattgaatatatgaGACCTAGTTTTCTTGGGGATTTCAGCAATGAAATGAAGCTTGGGACTGCTTCTCTGGCTTCTGTTTACCAAATGAAGTTTCCTTCCTTACAGAAAGCTATTCCTTATGGCACCTTTGGACTGAACCCAAACTGCATTGCAACACGTTCATCTGGCTCAATTGCCTCAACAGTTCCAAATTTTCCAATTTCGATGCCATTGAATCTCCCAACATCTGCAAATCTTTCTTTGGCTGGTTTTGATATCAATAATGGTGGAAAACCAGCTGCTCCAATTCACTCTTTCCTTCCAGGGCAACAGTTCAAAGAGAATGCTGCTAGGTTCCATGGGATCAAACAGGAGCTAAAGGATGATAACCATTATGATCCTTGCCTTCCCATTGTCGACCATGCAAGtgcaacatcatcatcatcatcatcagtcTATCGCCAGCAGGCCACCGGAAATTTTCCATCCTAG